The Haliotis asinina isolate JCU_RB_2024 chromosome 3, JCU_Hal_asi_v2, whole genome shotgun sequence genome segment AGGAACAATAACAGTAAATCATCTCATTGGACCCTAATGTACATCACCTTGCTTCAGTACTTGCTATGTGAGGATGTTAGTCATGGCCAAAGTCTCACCGTGTTGGGCGCAGCAGCATGGGATGCTGATGTCTCCCCAGAGGTGGTAATTTCTGACAGTGTGGTCTCCCTGGCTTGGTTAAGATACTTCTGTAGATATGCTGGTGTGTTTAGATCAGGAACCTGAAGAAGAGACAAAAACGTTTACTTTctcaataatacaaattaatcCAGCACACCTCATGTGAATTTCACTGAGCCACGTACATTCCTCAGAAATAAGCTTTGAGTGTAAGTAAAGCTGGCACCTGACTCCATTGTTCTTGAAGTAGATGTGTTGTTCTTAAGCTTGATAGGGATATCTGTATGCATCTTTCCACCTTGGTTACTTGGTTAGCATTCTCAAATGGCTAGGCAGACCATGGTTCCCTACACTGTCTCTGTCACACATATTTGTGGAAGCTGTTGTCGGTGACTCTGGTTGAGATTTAAAAAATTGTGTGCTAGCAATCAGGTGCCTGACACTCAGgatgtgaccactttctaaatggcactgagCATAGTTTTTGGCCATGGGGACTGTGCCAGTTATGAGAGGGGTACACCATTGTCTAGCCTACCTTTTTTGTGGAAGCCTCGGTGAATGAGTGGAtaagatggctgactttgttgtttgttgattaGGTGTGTGACTCTGTTGGTGTGGGTTTAAGTCCTGAAGTGGCTCAATCCAACAAAAGTATTTGAATGTGTActtgaatctgtactttactgagaaagtgtaattccaaatacatcatgttacatttgaccactttcgtAACAGCATTGTGTATTCAAGAAGTTGTGGGTTGAATTTCACAAAATTTACAAGAAGCATGACATATTCAACAAACATAGTGAGTAATGTTCACCTTAAAAGGCCAGACAACCAGATGTTTATCATTTCCTGTGGTAAAAAGTGCAGAAGTGCAGAAAAAACAACTATTTTCATTGTTCTGGAACAATTTGACATGCcatgatagatagatagatagagcgCTACAGGTATCTGTCTCACCCTGCagcacaactcactcacacactcttgtGTTGTGCCTCATTTACATATGCCAAGGGACTGTTGTCCGGATAAGCCTTTGGCCATGTGGGTTTGATACCCATACTTTTTAAACTAAGTGGGTATTTCCAATTTCAAGTGGATAGCTATACATTTTGATACCCACCATATCTTTAAGGTCCCAGCAATTAAATAACAAGCATAAGAGGTGTGCATGACACACACTACAACAAGACCCCCTTCTTATTCAAAAATAACCATGGAATATTTAATTTTCCATGTGCCcagtttttgttgtttattttctcaCAAAACCTTGTTTCCATCATGTTATCATGGATAATCTACatcagggataggtcactcgcttgctttctttaccatttgtactaattaacgtgtgcctcatgctccaatgcacacagtgacttgtcTCATTCCCACCGCaaaacttcagctgtgtttaacagaacttcagccagtttattgtatcatttggaattttacaatgaataaatgaattatagtaagattTAAGAATaagaattatatgtgaatgaatgaaagaaataaagaaagaagtacacatgtgaatgaatgaaagaataaatgatacaccacatGCACGGccatccctcccaaaacatgtcaaAAAACACAAAAGTATCGCTAGTGCACATACGTTAACATCAGCATGTGGGGAATTCCATGGACATTAACAAtgtgttaactgacactgtcacccatccctcaaaaacagaaagtttaaaactatcACAAAGCGTTGTAagcacctttccagttttgtcaaataataagatcaacaagaaaaaaagaACTTATAGAACTAAAACCCTCAAACATCAAAGGCGGATCAGATCAAATTGGCAATATGTCGTATTTTTCACACATATCACATACACCTGACAACTTTtctaaaatcataaaactatcaatattacttgcaaacacctttcaacTGATGGCATATTCTGCTCCTAAAAACTGAAGGCGTATGTGactcaaacaacgccgtatagtatttcaatggcggatcagaacatatcggcgatatgtcatatttttcacacacctccaacacaccctaacaattttttcaagtcataaaactgtcaatattacttgcaaatacctttcaactaaagctacgtttcccttctaaaaattaaacaaatgtgTGAAAGACGTTTATGTCGATACAATTTAGTCTATTTTTGCAGTGAATAAAAAAtgggaagccagtgagctatgaCATAccaacttgaaactttactacaaatctactgtcctaatactgacactaataagaattatttgacttaaactgaagtgacaagatagttaacttatcttctacatgtagacTTGCAGTTGTCTCAAACACTcagcgaatttaatcagctgctGAAAATAAACTGGGCttaatcttaaatactaagctgtTGTCATATTGgttacactggttacgtaatgACCCACGGCATACGTTCAGggggcttttcgaggagtttcctcTCCCTCTGTATATGGTCTCCCTGATTTAATATATCACTGGCAACTGATTGTGACTGAATATTAACTGATTCAGCAGAGTATTAATTCATcaagcaataattaaattttcTTAGTGTTCAtcaaaattctggcaatctgattggttaactgggaacatttcttttgatttcatttccctaTGAATCTAAAAAgctaagccacgcccaccgaactggactactttcggacctgaggaatgtcagGGAATACCTTTtcacggcgagggaattcccttgcactcaGGTACCCtaatgaactttggataaacattgaagtgatacattgtggttaacataaacaaacaactcaaaattatccatGAGCGTTAATAACGTTgtaacgcctcgacaagagcatgcgcacgatcgaacatcagttcatggcatcgcaatcccagtcacatcacagcctctttccACTTATGCAAATACTCCTGCCAcaaacaatctcagttccactcatcgggcttcatttccaattctcacttttcaaactgagtCTTCCAGCTCGCtggtaataattcaaatgtttgaacttgaaactttgctgtTGCCGGGATGCGTCACGTGTTGTTCCGTTCTGATTTGCCATCCGATGTTaacttggttgattgacagctgtttgggggtgctctatgctgattggctaatggtttcgctacgcggattcatacagtttgcacattggtttttagtttcatacctcaatgcaacgaaagaaacacacagtcaatccttaaatgTTCAAATGAAGGTGTTTTCAGTTTGTAGCATAAAACATAACTAGATATTTTGCTTTGAGCCTGTGGAAGCTTCCTACCATGACTGCTTGTTTACAGGACATGTACACAGGAAACAACTATTTGATTGGTCACTACATTTATAGACTGGTCAATCAGTGAAGGGTTAACAAATCATGACTGGTATTATATCTGTATTAATGGTGCATTTAATTGTGCTTAGAAGTATTCAAGAATATTTTCATTGCAAATATTTGGAGATGGAAAAGTTAGTTTCAATGGGCTTGAACTGATACAATATGCAACATAATTTTGAGGCAATGGGTAAATaaacattgttattttgacatagCATAAAGATTGATATTTAGTGTTTTGCTTGTGTTGACATGTATTTTTTTGTACTTCAGGTTTTCAACTTAATATTGTACCAAATACCTTACCGCTTATCTATAGCTATGAGTTGTTCATGTACTGTTGATCATTATCATACCTTGAAACAGTTGTCTTTTCATGtaataacatttcattcatgacaATAAAACTCAAACACTGATTAGTtttgcctttgaatatatttacaacAATGAGGATCCTTCAGATGTCTACTCAAGAGATCTATCTCTGACAGGCTTTCATAGTAATAGGCCTGTGAGAAGCAGGTGCTTTATGATAGCTAGGATTTTAGGCATATAAAGCTAATAACAGATACTATTTGTTCTATGTATTCACTGTGGGCAACAGGTGTTTCATTATACCCAAACAGGATTTTAGTCATAATAACAGGTACTAATTGATTTTAGTATTCACAATGTCAAAATTAAAGGTTAATTTTTCAACTCAAAACTGTTAATACATATGACAGGATAAATCATACAGTAGACAGATACTGCAACCAAGTCTACAAATCATCCACCACTGTACCACATCACTGCTCCACCTGTCAGTGTGTCCTGCCCCAAATTTGGAATTTGGTTATGGAGTAAATGATTTCAGCACTTTTGATTGGATATACAAAAACTTTCTTCATATGACTTCTTTCTTGTCAAGAATTGActtaatatatactgaacatcattgaaaacgcaccacccctaaaattgtggatttctaagagcagaagtgagcaatctatgtaaattttacatatttgtgtagaccaatgtttgataaagaaaagcaaaaaacaatcaagcaaaacagtgaagatttaatgcagctgacaaggaaataaagatggggtcaaaatggaaagtcagtagcgtgtatgacccccgttagcagcaacacaagctgtgcaacgtctcctcattgaacggataagtctctgaataaagtcctgaggcactgcattccactcttgctgcaaggcattgtcgagttccccaagattgttgatctgcggacgacgtgcgaggcgttggccgatgtaatcccacaagtgttcgatgggtgacaaatctggtgacaatgcaggccaatgaagtagaggaatgttgttgttagccagatactgtatcgaaacacgtgcagtgtgggctcgtgcattgtcatgttgaaatgtgtgcagatcttgatgctggtgaaagaagggaacgacgttgttctgaagaatgttgtcacggtagtaaacggcattcactctgccacaacaaacaatcagagcggttctgtggtgataacttatccctccccacaccataatgctgcctccaccccaccgatcggtttgcacaacacaatcctgatgataacgttcaccccgttgacgccatacccgtagacacccgtcagcatttcgcaagtgaaaacgcgactcgttggagaacaccacaccatgccaacgtcgtaacaaccacacacgatgctgttcagcccattgtcggcgttcacggcgatgcctgtcagtcaggatgggtccaacgtaagggcgtcgacaacgtaaccctgccgcacggagacggcgtcggacggtggaagcgctgatcaaaccacgtcgaccctggacagcgttggcggttctggcagcgggcaaggttcgatcccaaatatggcgccgtacaatgtctcgatcttgacgaggggtggtaacacgtgcctgacctgggttccctgctggttcctgtttgttggtatctgttagcaagcctcagaatggtcgaatgatgacacccaaatcgtcgtgcaatgtttctgcttgaagcgccgacctgcaacatacccaaggcctgttctcgttcctctggtgacaatcttggcatggcgaaaaaactttacttacgaaagtactgcgaaaatgagaacggttttgtgccgaaggtcatttatacccctgaacagcatgctttctgcatgcaatttgtgcccttcgtgtgtgatgtgcatgaattttgttgttttcatgtgatgtgttcgatgatgtgttcgaacgatccgttttttactgtagagcgttatttacgatctagtgtgttattatcaaaattcccaccattaattttccatttccaaaagattctattgccttatttcaaaatttacaggtggtgcgttttcaatgatgttcagtatatttcgtAATGGAAGTGCAAGATTATTTGTTTATTGTCGTTTATTcttaccattatgcaattgtgTCTTGTACATATATTATACAACCAAtcttgttttgttctgtttataGACTCTAATGTAGATGATGTCTTTGATTGCTTCTAAATATATTGGAATGCACTTCCAAtaacattcaaatattcaaggaaatttatatttacaacataaCCACATTCATGTATACAAAATTAGTATAGCTTATGCAAAGTGATGTAATTTTAATGTGGATGATATTGATAGTTTTTCTCTTAATCCACTGAACCCTTGTTGGTTGGGCTGTACAATTGATGAATATGATATAACATAAGCTGTTCACATTAATCAAATATAGTCTTAAAATAAACTAGTACTGGCACAGTAGAGACTAAAATACTGTAGTTTCAAGTTTTACAGAATTAAATGTAATGTTAAGCATGCAGAAAATATCATGTTTGTTCCCAGTGTACCATGACTATTACCTTTCAGAATTGGTTATCAACAGTTCCTTTATAGTCAGAATAGCCTTCAGAGCAGTTGGTTCCACCCCCAACTAACAATGTATTATGTTAACTGACAAAATATACCAGGTACTGTTTCTCATGAGACAGTCATTTCTATTGTCTAACATTCTATTGTCAACTGCATAGTTGATTAGAAGTGAATAtggttgaaaaaaaaccaaaacagtcCTGCTATggtttttcgttttgttttgtccTGCTGCACAGATGTTTTACATTGATCTTCTACTTGTCCTTCTGATGTGctttcataatatttataatgatagcaaataaaaaagtaaatttGGTTGACAGAAATTGTCCTATCATATTTCTATTTTGTCCTTAGAGTGCCATATTGATGTTTCTCTTGGTGTCTGTGAGATCTACTTATCCATTCCATTATctttacattttgtgttttgatgTCAGACCATGTGTTACATTGATTTTTAGCTTGTTGTTTGCAAGATGTACTTTTACATTAAAATAGATGGCCTATATTGTTTCACATATCAAATCAACATCCATCTGTTGTGGATTTTTGCTACCTACAGGCACTGTTGTATCAATTCTACAATACTGTTTCTATTTATCATATCCATTAGAAGGCACAAAGGATATAATAAAACTTAAGGAGCAAAAGAATTTCATACGTATGTTATACACATGTATTCTGATACTTACCTTCGAAGATGGTGAGGAATTATCTGAGCTGAAGGAAGCATTTTCTGTCCTTGAGGGATGTGCACTGACAAGACTGATCCTAAATGAATGCCTCTTGGCCTTTTCATCATCTGTAAGACAATCTGAACTGGTCTCTGGCAGTGCCAGTTTCTcatcactgataacaaatactGGGTTTACCATACCCATCCCAGTTTTGCCACACACACGTTCATGATACAACTCCTTCAAATTGATCTTTTCCTTTTGGTATCTTTTAGGCTTATCTTCATTGAATACTGTATCTTTGGCAAAGGTCACTGTTTTGTGCTCTGAAGATGCAAGATGCTGACTTCTGTGAGTGTGATTTGAATCATCATTTGATGCTGATGAAAGGAGAATGGGTCTCAAAGGTTTTGAAAGTGGTTCTGGTAGTGGAACTTTTGGCAAATATTGTTCTTCTGAATCTGACTGTATTGCAACATTATCAATTCCTGTCCAAGCTGCCCCTGGGGTTTGACTTGGAATGTACATAAGATCACTCAGTGGACTTTCACCATCACTCATATAGAAGAGAACATTTTCTTGAACATCAGCACTGGATGGGTCATCGGTATATGAGGACATGTGTGATATGACTGAAGACAACATCGGGAATGATGTTTGGTCAACATCCTCATACACTATCATAGATGAGTCACTTAATCTCCTTGTCGGACTGCCACAAACTGCTGTGTCAATATCATCAGACTCTTTTCCTGAATCAACAGTAGCAGTTGCTTCATCTTCAGCTGTTCTCAGTCTCTGAGAGTTCACTTCTTTTGACTCTGTAAATGACTCAACTCCTGCTTCCATACCTTCATATTTTACAGTGTCCAccttttttgtttctgtttctgggTTATCTTTCATGTTTGGTACAGTGGTGTCAGAATACCTGCCTAGCTTCCTATTGAGATATGAGCAGGTTCTCTTACTATGGTAGACTTCGGAACTGCCTTCAATATCTAAATCAGGGTCAGAATGAACCAGGCGCCTGAGTCGTGCACGTCTGGAAGGTCTTGGCAGACTCTCATAGACATCAATGTGAATCTGTGACTGGTTCTGCACATCTGGATGCCTGCTAGCTGCAGAGGCACCAACTCCTGAGTAGTAGAGTTCTGGGTCATGGAAAATAGGATTTATTTTCACACCTCTAAGGCGTCTCCCAGAAATGTGTCCACCAAATATTGCCTGTAACAGGTAAATCAGAATGTTACACACAAATAGATATGTTCTTGCCAATATATGTCACATTCCCTATACTTGCAACTGTTTTTGCTTTTAAGACGTCGGCACATTGTGAatctgtttcaaatattttcgaACCTGAACTAAGTTTGGGTATATAGtaacatatttcacacatgttttaacatattttgcacTACCACCTATATATCTGGGCATTGCTGCAATACCGTACCATTGAAGGTGATCATCCACATATCACAAAGTGTTGTTTTGaaagtgaaaaacaaatacTCATGTTTCACAATATTCTGGAAACAAACAATGGACGTTAATGGACATTCCTAAGGTGATTTGACCTTACCTGACATCACAGACTACAATGGTAACAGTAGATCGTGAAATGGCATCAGAAAACATTGAAAGTGTGGTTTGTTATTAGATGAAAATCTTGTAATGGACTGATACATGTATTCTTGTACTaccatatatttacaaattacTATATATGAAGGTTCAAGGTGTAACAACCCTGTCCATCCATATAATACTTTACAACCAGTATGATTAAACTGCACATTAACACTGTTAAAATGTGGAATCATTATGTTTCCTTTTACCAGTGGGTGAGGTTTTGAGAATAGCATTTTCAAGGCTTTTCTTGATAAGCTTTACAGTATTGATGATGCACAAAAGAACTGGACAGATAACAGTTAACACAACTTACCTGTTCAGTTAGAAACTGCCACTCCAGATTTTGTAAATGATCATAAAATCTTTCTCCATTACAAGTTTAATATCAACACCATTTTACAGCCCTGTATTCCTGTATCATGAGGCATGCCATGCAGCATTAGGAGACACCAGCACTAGCTGCAGCAAGATTTTATACAGTGTCAAATGAAACACCCAGGTCTATTCACAGATCACATAATGAGTTTAAACAAATTTACACATACATTTTACACATACAGTTATAAATCCAACAAGACCATGGTGTATAATTCCTATAATATCTACCTGTCCAACCATCCGAGATAGTAGGTTTCATATACAAAAACTCCTGTCTCCTATGGTTACACAGGTAGATATTTCCAAACCCAATATTCTCATGAAAAGTTGAGTTTGTCTTGTGAAACATTGCATATCTCCTCACTGCTATCATCTAAGTTGTCATAGTGTGTATCATATCGTACTTTCAGCATACCACTAACAGAGAGAGTTAACCACATATGTGTCATAGTTGTGCATGGCATTTTTACATTGTCTTACCAATAAGTTTGCTGCAGCtgccatttcattttcatcagaaagactaaatggaaactgattcttgtaataaatatgaaatggatgtgttTAGGGACATTTCATTCTGAAGGACATTCACAAGTAtagggagtgaatgagtttaaagTTTTTAAACTGCTTGTaggaatatcatggtgggggacaccaggaatgtgc includes the following:
- the LOC137278923 gene encoding uncharacterized protein — translated: MDKKPSCTLFKSWAIFGGHISGRRLRGVKINPIFHDPELYYSGVGASAASRHPDVQNQSQIHIDVYESLPRPSRRARLRRLVHSDPDLDIEGSSEVYHSKRTCSYLNRKLGRYSDTTVPNMKDNPETETKKVDTVKYEGMEAGVESFTESKEVNSQRLRTAEDEATATVDSGKESDDIDTAVCGSPTRRLSDSSMIVYEDVDQTSFPMLSSVISHMSSYTDDPSSADVQENVLFYMSDGESPLSDLMYIPSQTPGAAWTGIDNVAIQSDSEEQYLPKVPLPEPLSKPLRPILLSSASNDDSNHTHRSQHLASSEHKTVTFAKDTVFNEDKPKRYQKEKINLKELYHERVCGKTGMGMVNPVFVISDEKLALPETSSDCLTDDEKAKRHSFRISLVSAHPSRTENASFSSDNSSPSSKVPDLNTPAYLQKYLNQARETTLSEITTSGETSASHAAAPNTMPDINDSSDVILELPEDTYGRSERKKLSCRRKTMRWTVFILTMLVLVAGAVGLGVYLSQSSGGDLSEGTTIMSIGIEVMSMSFLPIISELLKLELKIRTTAADYAETQAMDHKNNFVDQMGIDSKFMKEKSCRQS